The window ggcgtttcttctcaGCCTGTTTTcccgtgtgtttttttttttgcctGTGTTTCCAGGGGTTCGTTTGCAACCACTTGTCTCTCATTCCTCAAAACCCATAGGCAACGCTGCTGGATTGTGGCTTCGCGTATCTTTCTCGCATTCGTCACCGTTGGCGTTTCTTGTTTAAGAATTTTCAAAGCAGCCGCGCGCTGTCCCTGTCGATACATTCTCCCGCATCTATCTCCTCGACGTCAAAGCACCTGTACGTTCTTTTCGTATGAAGCAGTGGCTTGATTCTTCCAGCAGCGACCGTCGCTGGAAAACCACTAGGTGTAACACGGCGCGTTTCATCTGCTCACCACGGGGCAATGAGGCTGGATGCAGAGCAAAATCCGCGTTTCGATTCAGTTCGAATGTTGCACGGCGTACCTGTCCTCGGTTCACCCGCGGAACTATCCTCGCCCATCACGGCAGAGCAGTGCGTCTGAAAACTGTCCCGGCGATCCCGGCCCTTTTGCATGCCGTGTCATTTGTTGCACGTGGTGTTGCCTTCGCTTCAGGGGACTATGTTGACAGTGTCAAATAGCACGTCGGACATGCCGAGCACTCCCCTGCGGAGTGCAGGGGGTCATGCCGCTCACGCTTCGCCGCTGTCGACTCCGACGGGCCAGCGCGTCGGAGACAAACCCGCTTCGCATGGGTGGAACAGCAGCGGGAGTGTGTCGAGTGTAGAGGACGGCGTCTCCTACGAGGGGCACATCGGCTCCGTCTCCGCGCACCAGAAGCGTTTTCGTGCGCAGACGCGCAACGTCTCGGGAACCAAGAGCACCGGATCCACAAAAAAGGGACCGTCGAGCGTGTCTGCGGAAAGCGCCGGAACCCACATCGTTCGGGGCCTCCTCGCAGCCGCCAACGCGGGCCAGAACAATGGCGCGTGCTGGCCCGACAGCAGGGTCCTCCCCTTTGGCGCGAGCGGGGCGTCTGCAGCTGGGGCTTTGAATTCAAGTGTTGTCTCAGatcctcgcttcttcctgcatgcaaagacgCCCGAGTCGATGTGCAAAAACGGAGGCGCTTCACAGCCTGTCTGCGGAACAGGAAGCACGCGTGTCGGAACTCACCTGACGACGCCTGGGAGCTCTCAGCACACCCTCGCAGATCTCCATGGCGGGCTGCCAAGCGACTCTGCCGTTGGTGCAGTAAGACGTGCGCTGGACCAGTGGTTCGGTGTCAGCAGCAGCGGCTCGGACTCCGGCACCGGCGCCTCTGGCGCTGTTCTGGGAAGCTCACGAAGTCATCTTATCACTGAGGCCATGCTGGCAGCTGGTGGCGTCGCGGCTCTTGGAGGCGGCGACCCAGCAGCCAGCTGGCCGCCGACCCCTTTCGTGGGAGGCGGCAACACGGCGAGGGGGGAGCGCGCCACGGCGAGtcctccttcctccgtcGCTGGACCATGCTCTGGCACCTCGGTTTCGTGTCGAAGCTTCTGCCGAGGAGCCTCCTGCGATGCTGGCAAGAAGGCCTCCGAGCAGTCAAAGCACGCGCTCGGTAGGTGCATCACGCTTCACCTCTCGGCACAAAAGGAAGGCCTACGAGCGTCCACGCATTCAAGCGGACGTCTCGAGTGTTGGCTTGAGTTCGAGTCCAATCTCGCCTTAAGTGCAGCTGGAGCGCCTCTCCTAAATGGACCGCGTAAAGTGGTGACCTTAATGGCGAAAAAAGTTCGCTACTCGAGGCCAAAGTCCCGCACAAGGCGGGCCGAGCGGCAGCTCGTTTTTTTGTGTCGAAAGCCTGATGGAAACAGCCTCTCGCAATGAAGTCCTCATGGTGGAGAGTCTCGCTCGGGAAATGGCTCCAATTCTGTTGCATCGTGGCGTGACGGCAATGTGTCTGTCCTTCCAGGGTCTAGTCAAACGCACGCCAAGTCGTCCGACGTCACCCTTTCGggtctctcgtcctctcaaGGCACTGTAtcctcgacgaagaggagtGCACAGCCAAAAACGTCTGGTGAGTGTAGGCCCGAAGGTTCTAGGCTGCCTTTCatgttctgtctctgtctcgacaGCTGCTACTTGTCGGGTGTCTAGTGGGAGATTATGCGACGGTGGGGCGCGTTTGCAGATGTGACGTTCGTTTGCGCGCTTTTCTGAAACGTGGCCGTGGACGCACGTCGTCTGCAGGGCGTAAACTTGATACTTCCTGCGGAGGGTTTTTTTCGTAGAAGCTTCCCGCGTTTGTCATTGTTCTTGGGCGCGTCTATCTCGTTTTGCTTCCAATGTGCTACAGGCCCGAAGGTGGCGACAGACAGTATTGTCCCGGCAGCTGAGCCAGGCAGCTTGCCACTTTACCGAGGGCCAGATCCTCTTCCTACGTGCCTGTACCGTCGCTTGTACGACCCGCTGGGGCCAGTCatgttttcctttccgccgCTTCAAGGTGCACAGCATGCGCGAGCTGAGATTCGCTTGTGGCCGCGAGACGTGGATCGCGTGATTTCCCAAAACAGCAGCAAGCGCAAAGTCCACAGAGCTGTCTGGCTTTCTCCGGTTGAGCCGAAGATTGCTTTTCCTGTGGCATTAAAGTTCGTCGAGGATGGAAACATTCGTGACGGCCGGAGCatcaagagagagattgAGTGTCACTTGTACATTTACCAGAGACTGGGCCAGCTGATGGCAGGCAAGACGTACAATCGGTTGGAGGATGCTTGGCCTTGTGCTGAGATGTTTGGCTACTATCTGGACAAGAAAAATCCGGGGATGTCTGTTTTGGTGACTCGGAAATTGTCGGGTCCCGATTTCTTTGATGTGATCCGCACGGAACACACGTCCACCTTCAATGCTCGCACAGCGCTTCTGTACGAACAGCATAAGCTGCAGTGGTGTCTGCTTGCGATGGAGCGCATCGCGCAGTACGGCCGCTTGGGAATTCGCCACAACGACATCAAGCCGGACAACATTGTGTTGGATTTCTACGCCACTCCGGACTCGAATGAGCGTCTTCTCGACGTGAAACTCATTGATCTGGGGACGGCGTCAATGCAGCATGCGAAGGACTTCACCGGAGGGACGTCCTGGTACGAATCTCCGGAACAGAAAGTTCTGGAATTCCACacaaagaagcagagaaatctggaggcggcgaagcagatCAACATTGGCCTTCCCTCTGACGCATGGGGCGCTGGACTCTCGATTACAGAGGTCCTTATGGGACGTCGTGTCGTCGACGTTATGAAGCCTCCTCTGGGGCCCGGTCCTCTGGATTTCCGCGGAACCGAAGGCTGGGTTGTGGAGCCCAAAGACTGGGTCCACTGCGCCCGTCAGGCCCTCGGTCTAGACCGCGAACACCAGCGCTTCCCTCTTTGTGCGGAGGCGGCTCGCCTTGTCTTCTCCATGCTTGTGCGGCCCAAGCCGACCATGCGCGCTACCGTTGAAGACGTGCTGCCCCATCTTCGACTCTTTGCAGACGAAGCGACATTCCAGGCGATGAGAAAATACCACGATCCAGCCCCCAACTGCGAAACGAACGGCAACTCGATGCGCGGTTCCGGTGTCCCTACGTTCTCGCATCAATCCTAATTGAGCAAAGAGGCCTACGAGCGGGGGTCCAAGAGTGGCAACAGACTGATCGGAGAGAGGGAGTGTTGAGCATTTTTCACATGCGTTTTGTGTTAGGGAATGCCTCCTCCGTTATCATCAGGCAAGGCGCAAAACGGGATGCTGTGTGGCTCACGTACACACGCAGATGCTCTAGTAGCTCTCTTCCTTGGTAGCTGAAAAACAGTAGAGACACGGGACGTAAGCAGTGCAACAAGTCGCTGCAACGCCACAGGAACGGAAGAGCTGCTAGGCCTGCAGGGAAGAGCGCAGCCACGGAGGCCGCGATTGTGGAGCTCAAAACGAAGTGAGAGGGATGGCTTGTGCCATCCTTGTCGGTGGATGGGCTCGGGACCTTCAGACAGCTGCGCCGTCATTACTAGGGAGAAGCAATGCGGAAAGCGGGAGTGTCATAAAGGAAGAGAGCTCGATCTCTGGAGAGAATAGGGACGACGGTTCCCGGAATCGGCGGCAGGGCCGAGTATCGACAAAGAAGCTTGGTTAGAAGAGGGTGAAGGCATTTCGTCAGAGAGAAAGTGTCGTACAGGAGGTGGCAGTCCTTTTTCACCAGCTTTCTTTTTTGTATAGACTTTTCTTTCCATGTCGCTTGCCTCACCAATCATAAGCAGACTACACACTCGACTGCTTGGGAACAACCCAAACTATCTCGCGTGCTGCTTCGGGGAATAAACCACAGTGTTCACTGTACCTTCTTCGCACAGTGTACAAATGTAGTCTGGTTTCTTCGCGCCCAGTTTTTCAGCTTGTCTACTGTCGGTCCCCATTCAATATCTCCCGCTCTGTGTTCCTCAGTCCCACACCAGCAAATATGTGCGGGGATGCATACGCGTTGTGCCATTGATATAGAGGGAATTTCTAATCCTCTTGTGGATGTGCTTTTGTCTGCGTATACTTAAAAGTATACATCTGTACGCGCACGTTAGTACCGTCCCGTAACTGTGCGGGTTGGGACTACTTCGTCGCGGAGTGGGGAGACCGTTACATATCCGTATGCGCTTGCATGTATAAATATTTTCTTGTACATATTTCGACGTATCTGTTTTCTGAAGAATATATAGTTTTCCTGCTAAGGAgggcatatatataggtttCTCGACGGTGTCTCTGACACTGTTTCCCATAAATAAACGGGTTCTTGTCCGGCGGtgctctctcgttcttccttgATGCTTTTTCGCTACTTGAACCAAATCTTGGCATTCTCTTGGGTTTGGCCCTCAGGCGGTTCCTATGAGAGAAAGCACTAATTTTTTTTAACGCTGTGGAAAAGAAAATCACTTCTCGCAGGCTTTGGGTAGTACTAGCCTTTCTTCTGGCTCACCTGCTCTTATTTCTTCACTTTGGGACTTGCACCCAAAAGGGGAATAACTGTAACTATTTCCCAGTCCTTTTCCGAAAGGAATGCCTGTCGCCGAACTGATACACTCGGAGGTTCTTACCATAGACCTTCCCAACTATAGTCCTCCATTTGTTTGTTATGCAGCGGGGACGCCTCCGTGATTCTCGTATTCTGGTCAATAGGGTTCTAGAGTGACACGGATCTGCAAGACTGCCTTATGAATGTGGTACAGTAGACAAAAACCATCAGTTGGTTTTCAGGACTCTCCAGCATTTCGTACACTCCTGCCTCCGTTGTAAAGAGCATAATGGCAGCCCACCTACACAAGCAACAGGGTTTTTCGGTTCGGCCGTTATATTGCAGCCCCCATCCTCAACTGCCCAGGACCACGAAATCTTCCGCCGACCTAGCTGACTCCGAGGAAGGAATTGACGGCTCCAGTCTATGGATTGGAATAGATCGGCACACTGTTGCGCGAAGGAATCGACAAAATCATCGACCGAGGCTGTCACTTGCGTCAGAGGCAGCACATCAAATTACGGTACGCGCACAACCCTTGGCCTCGTTTGTCCCCTAATGCGGTACGAAAAACAAGTATGAAGGAAACAACGAGACCAGGCTGTCGAACGAGAAGGATACTTTCGAACATACCGTTTTCTGTACACATGTACATGGCTCGCGTTTGCACTCTTGCAGGAACGCCCGCCAACAGTGTGCTGTAACGCTGAATGCTTGGAGGGGTCTGGGAAATCGCTTGCTGCATATTCCCAGACGTCGTCTGATTTTTCTCAGTGGTGTCGAGCCTTGCCAGCATCGACACTGGAATGACAAAAACCGCTCCTTTCCCCAGGTACTGGCGGTGAACACTGCCCCAGGAGCACCATGCGAGTATTTCTCTCCGGAAATTTGCGGGACGTCACGGGAGCTCCCTTCGCTGCATGTGGTGAAGGGAAGGATGCTGCTGGTGTTTCGCGCGATTTTGCATCAATCCCCGTCCACCCGTTACCATGTAGACTGTACGGATGCTTCTTCCAGGCGAATTAGTCTTCCTGTTGGGGCAGAGGCTTCATAAAGCGCGCAGATACAGCGTCGCAATACCGAGACCCAGTGTGTTGAGTGCTACAAACGTGTACACGCCAAAGGCTTAATAGTTGGAAAGTGACAATACCTGAAGGCCGTCACCAGACAAGCGCCACACACAACGGCGCGTACGACCGATGCAGCTTGCAAGAAACGCAGATTGCCATATTTGGGATATTATCACGGCAACCCAGAGCATTACTGGTCTTCCACAGAGCTGGGATACCCATGAGGCATCGGACTACATTGTGAACCGCATTGTGGTCTTGTGCCCCGTCCAACACCAGAAAGTTGATAGGTGCATTCAGGCTGCAAACTGTATGGAAACCCGCGGCGGGGTTAGTCGATGTAGGAAGGGCAGTTTCTTGAAAAATCGTCTTTTCCGGAAAATTGGATCTGTTGACATTGCGTGCGCGCAATTTGCATAGGAGTTCCAGAGCCATGTCTAGAAAACTCTAGCAACGCAACGTGAAgcacgccgcctcgctcgaaTTCCAGTTGCATTGTAGGCAACATGTGACGTAAAACTACGTGGCGCAACAACTGTTTTGGAAACCAAGGCAGTTTAGCGTTCGATATGATGGTTCGAATTAGGATATTAGTATATCACTGAACGAAGATTTGGGTTGCTGATACAAGCTCCATGAGGAAGTCATAATGCACAACAGGACCCACTGCTAAGCACAACTGCTACCAGCTGGGTGCCCGAGTGTAAATGCTCAGCCTGCTGCTCGTTTCATTTCCGTCGGCGTCATCCAGTTCAGATAAACCAGATACGGGACTACGAATAATTTCGGCTCCCCTTGAAAAGCAAAGAAACCCAATGCCGCGTAAAGGGTACGCGCGATCAACAGCACCGCCGCCGTCACCGTCCTTGGGCGACGCCTAATTCGGCGAATCGAAGCGGAACACAGCTCACGCAGGCCACTTATTCGGAAAAACCATCCTGTGAAAATCCACATGTTTTCCAGTTTTGCTTGACGCTATGGAAGAAAACTCTGGCCACCTCAGCGTTAGATACATTCTGTGACGCAAGATACGAAAGGCCAGCTACTCAACACGGAGAAGACGTGGTAAGACGCGTGTAAAAGACTCGAGGAATTGACGATTTATAACTGGCAATGCCCTTTTTTAAACGTGTGTATATGCTGTGTCGTTTCAAGAAAGAAACTATTCTCGTACATCCGATAGCAAGAGAGTAGAAACAACGTAGGTTGAGCTGCAATGCTCCGTCAAAACGGCAAGGTCGGACATTGCGAAAGCGGTTTTCATTTACACACACGCAATTTAGTTTGTCCACCGAGGAACGCCAGGCCTAAAATGTGCCGCGCGCGACGCTTGAAGGACGACACAAAGATGAGGCTCGCTTTAGCCTTCGTGTAGGCTCCTTAATGCCTGGTACCATATTCGCCTGAAGTAGCGCACCCATGATCGCAGAATACAAAGAATGCGTCAGATTATGCAGCTGAAACGCATACAGGACGCAAGGCAAGAAGCATTAAAACGCGTGTTCATCCCCTGAATGTATTCACTCTTGATTTATGGGCAGATGATGAAGCAAGCGTAAAATCATTTTATTTTACCATGCACCGTTTTGTGCAGAGTTAATACGAAAACTCAACCTACCGAATAATTTTAAAAGTGTACTTTCCCCTCCATGTACTGGCCTAGCCAGTAACTGTCGTCGGCCTACCAACAGAATCCCTAATACCAGTGTAAGCACGGGCTTCTGTGATATCCACTGTCGATGATTTTTGTGAGTGTGCTTGTTCGTCAATGAAG is drawn from Neospora caninum Liverpool complete genome, chromosome X and contains these coding sequences:
- a CDS encoding putative protein kinase, giving the protein MLTVSNSTSDMPSTPLRSAGGHAAHASPLSTPTGQRVGDKPASHGWNSSGSVSSVEDGVSYEGHIGSVSAHQKRFRAQTRNVSGTKSTGSTKKGPSSVSAESAGTHIVRGLLAAANAGQNNGACWPDSRVLPFGASGASAAGALNSSVVSDPRFFLHAKTPESMCKNGGASQPVCGTGSTRVGTHLTTPGSSQHTLADLHGGLPSDSAVGAVRRALDQWFGVSSSGSDSGTGASGAVLGSSRSHLITEAMLAAGGVAALGGGDPAASWPPTPFVGGGNTARGERATASPPSSVAGPCSGTSVSCRSFCRGASCDAGKKASEQSKHALGSSQTHAKSSDVTLSGLSSSQGTVSSTKRSAQPKTSGPKVATDSIVPAAEPGSLPLYRGPDPLPTCLYRRLYDPLGPVMFSFPPLQGAQHARAEIRLWPRDVDRVISQNSSKRKVHRAVWLSPVEPKIAFPVALKFVEDGNIRDGRSIKREIECHLYIYQRLGQLMAGKTYNRLEDAWPCAEMFGYYLDKKNPGMSVLVTRKLSGPDFFDVIRTEHTSTFNARTALLYEQHKLQWCLLAMERIAQYGRLGIRHNDIKPDNIVLDFYATPDSNERLLDVKLIDLGTASMQHAKDFTGGTSWYESPEQKVLEFHTKKQRNLEAAKQINIGLPSDAWGAGLSITEVLMGRRVVDVMKPPLGPGPLDFRGTEGWVVEPKDWVHCARQALGLDREHQRFPLCAEAARLVFSMLVRPKPTMRATVEDVLPHLRLFADEATFQAMRKYHDPAPNCETNGNSMRGSGVPTFSHQS